A region of Spiribacter roseus DNA encodes the following proteins:
- the rdgB gene encoding RdgB/HAM1 family non-canonical purine NTP pyrophosphatase produces MALIERLVLASGNEGKLAELTALLRGPVDEIVPQSYYYVPEAAETGTTFVENALIKARNAAAHTRLPAIADDSGLEIPALDGAPGVRSARWAGDDAGDAENNARLRDALIDLGEDERGAAYRCVLVALRHADDPAPLIAEGVWTGRLIETPQGSGGFGYDPHFYLVESGCTAAELPADTKNMLSHRGQALSALRRRLEQEWQPR; encoded by the coding sequence ATGGCGCTCATCGAACGACTGGTACTGGCAAGCGGCAATGAGGGCAAACTGGCCGAGCTCACCGCCCTGCTGCGCGGCCCCGTCGATGAGATCGTCCCGCAGTCCTATTACTACGTCCCCGAAGCGGCGGAGACCGGGACCACATTCGTCGAAAACGCCCTGATCAAAGCGCGCAACGCCGCCGCCCACACCCGGCTGCCGGCCATCGCCGATGACTCGGGGCTCGAGATCCCGGCGCTGGACGGGGCTCCCGGGGTGCGCTCCGCCCGCTGGGCCGGCGATGACGCCGGCGATGCCGAGAACAACGCCCGGTTGCGCGATGCACTGATCGATCTTGGCGAGGATGAGCGCGGCGCCGCCTACCGCTGTGTGCTGGTGGCACTGCGCCACGCCGATGACCCCGCGCCGCTGATCGCGGAAGGGGTATGGACCGGGCGGCTGATCGAAACGCCCCAGGGCAGCGGCGGATTCGGCTACGACCCGCATTTCTATCTGGTCGAGTCCGGCTGCACGGCCGCCGAACTGCCCGCCGATACCAAGAACATGCTGAGCCACCGCGGCCAGGCGCTGAGTGCCCTGCGCCGGCGGCTGGAGCAGGAATGGCAGCCACGCTGA
- the rph gene encoding ribonuclease PH — MRPSGRSPDQLRTVRLTRDFTRHAEGSVLVEFGDTRVLCTASVEERVPPWLRNKGRGWVTAEYGMLPRATGSRTDREAARGRQQGRTIEIQRLIGRSLRAVVDLEALGERRVVVDCDVLQADGGTRTAAITGGYVALADAVQTLVRARKLRRNPLHGHVAAISVGIHQGTPVLDLDYAEDSEAETDMNVIMNDAGHFIEVQGTAEGHAFRRPELDAMLDLAGAGIAELIAAQRTSLEA, encoded by the coding sequence ATGCGCCCCAGCGGCCGAAGCCCTGACCAACTCCGCACCGTTCGCCTGACCCGCGACTTCACCCGACACGCCGAAGGCTCGGTGCTGGTGGAGTTCGGTGACACCCGGGTGCTCTGCACCGCCTCGGTCGAAGAGCGCGTGCCGCCGTGGCTGCGCAACAAGGGCCGCGGCTGGGTGACCGCCGAGTACGGCATGCTGCCGCGCGCCACCGGCAGCCGGACGGATCGCGAAGCGGCCCGGGGCCGTCAGCAGGGCCGCACCATCGAGATCCAGCGGCTGATCGGCCGCAGCCTGCGCGCCGTGGTTGATCTGGAGGCGCTGGGCGAGCGCCGCGTGGTGGTGGACTGTGACGTCCTGCAGGCCGACGGCGGGACGCGTACGGCGGCCATCACCGGCGGCTATGTCGCCCTCGCCGACGCGGTGCAGACGCTGGTGCGCGCCCGCAAGCTGCGCCGTAACCCGCTGCATGGCCACGTCGCCGCGATTTCGGTGGGCATCCATCAGGGCACGCCGGTGCTTGATCTCGACTACGCCGAAGACTCCGAGGCCGAGACCGACATGAACGTCATCATGAATGACGCCGGGCACTTCATCGAAGTCCAGGGCACCGCCGAGGGCCACGCCTTCCGCCGTCCCGAGCTCGATGCCATGCTGGATCTCGCCGGCGCCGGCATCGCCGAACTGATCGCCGCGCAGCGCACCTCGCTGGAGGCCTGA